ATTAGGTGTTTGCTTTGTTTGAATTAAGTTTCCAATCACTCTTACCTTCATTGTTATtaaaggatatttttttttcatggtttcCCCTCATGTCATATTCACACTCTGTTGAATTTTTTGGATACCTGTCAGGAGTAATGCTTTTCATGCTTCACACATGATTTGTGCTGTGATAAATTCAATcggatttattcattttaacacGTGATTTAGATAAAGATTGGTATTTCTATTTCTGATGACCTGCAAATATCATTTGTGTAAAGTATGAACAATTTCAGGCCCTTGAAGAACTCCAGAGTAAATCTCCAGATGTAGACTTATGTTCACCCATACTTACAAACTTGCAACTTTGTCTGATTTTCAAAAAGCTACTCATCCAGATCATTTCTACACTCCTAATAACATCTCTCCAGAGTAATAATTTATGATTCACATTGGtatatgcttttttttaaatcaataaacacTCCACTGGCACTAGACATGTCTAATTTGAAATTTCTTCTGTCAATTCAATGAGTGCTATGGATGTTGATCTATCAGACCTGAGTTAATAGTTGCTGTCACAATAAAGTCATGTAATCTTGtgagaaatgaaagaaatagGTCtacattttaatacattttcaaaataagatgacATTTGTAACACTTTAAATGAACCATAAATGAAAAACCTCAtctattttcaaatgtttctatCAACATTTATAATATGCCAACAACTTTTGAATGAATAacttgtttaaattaattttccAGTACTTTACTTCTTCATAAGTAAATTATAACCAAAGTCACTGTACTCTTGCTTGAGTATAATAATCTTGTGCTTTCCTCTGATTCCTGAGGGTCTTATGATGATGGGTGGAACTTCCAGTGAAACAGCAGAAGTAGAAAAATGCTTACCAGCCATGGCGGTTTAACCACCAACGGCAGTTATAAGCTGTAAATCATTCTTTGTGAAATGTCTGGAATCTGTTGCTCAATTCTCATAACCAGATGAagttaaatttgtgtttaaaacatGCTGCTCACTGTCTGAATGCATCAGGAATTCAGtgcctttaaagaaaaaatacagaatttcAGATTTAAGATCTGAATCAGTTATCCATGAGAATCATGGAAATTAGTAATAACACATGCTAAAAGATGGACACgtatttgaaataatttcagaACACTGATATGTCCtcctgaaacatttcagcacTTTGAAGATAAAACATTGCCTACTGGATATGATGACAATATCATACATCAATAAAACAGGCTTGAGAAATTCAATGACACATCACtttaaacaaacacatcatTTTAGATGatgtattaaacatgaaatttaTCCCACTTAGTAATGTTCAggtatctttatttttcttaccTTTCTCTTGTGTATAGCCTGATGCTATGATCTCTAATACGTTCTAATCGAAGATAAAGcaaatgatgaaataaatcaTAATGAGCCCAGTAGAATATTTGCTCTTTCAGTCAGAGTGTGTGGCTCTTAGAAGAGCCGTTGGTTTATAGTTTTCTCCATATGTGGTTTACTTGGAGCTGGTGTACTTGGTGACAGCCTTGGTACCCTCAGACACGGCGTGCTTGGCCAGCTCTCCGGGCAGCAGCAGGCGGACAGCAGTCTGGATCTCCCTGGAGGTGATGGTGCAACGCTTGTTGTAGAGAGCCAGACGGGAGGCCTCACCAGCGATGCGCTCAAAGATGTCATGGACGAAGGAGTTCATGATGCTCATGGCCTTAGAGGAGATGCCGGTGTCAGGGTGGACCTGCTTCAGGACCTTGTAGACGTAGATAGCATAGCTCTGCTTCCTGGcctttctcctcttcctgcCGTCCTTGGACTTCTTGGGCAAAGCTTTCTTGTTGCCCTTCTTTGCAACACTCTTTCCGCCTTCAGGCATTGTCACAGTCAAAGTTGTTTTCTGTTGATATAGCTAATAAAGGAAGCACTGGCTGATTTTATACATCTCTGATGCAAAGTGAGCTGCATTGTCTCCACTCTACAATTGGCTGATCTGGAGATGATTGCATCACTGACAGCGGAAGTCAGACAAAGTTTGGTGGGCCTGATAAGTTGAACTGTGGTTTGGCGGTTTAACAGTTGAGGATAAATGTGTTGAAACATGTTTATGAGAAGAGTAGAGAGtgttacaaaaacatttaccCCATGTTAGAGAGACAATTCACCCTTTATCCAATATTTACCTGATATTATCGACCAAATATCACACAGCTTCGGCTGATAAAATGTGGGACACATTGTGTTTTCCTTCAGCTTTCTGTGGAAGACATGGATTATGTAATAAGTCTTAGGAAGTGATCTTTTTTGGCTCAACTGTTAGAAAACATGATGTTATATCTGAGACCCTACTATTAAATCCTGACTACTTCAAGGCACCACAACTGTCCTGTATAAGATTTCTGTTAGGACCAATTCTAGCTATTTGCTTTACATAAATTTGGAGATTTTCAATCCCTAACTGTAACTGGAATCATAGACAATGTAGGTCTAAGTGGTTAACTTTACATCCAAAGCAGACTAATCCTCTATAAAACATTTGCCCCAACAATATAGTTTTAGTATGTTTATTTCTGCAATAATCCCTTTTACTTTTAGCCTCCATCTACTATAATGAAGTACAGCAGCGAGTTAAACAGTGCAATGGTGCCATGCAGTGtaaaaaacatgtgaaattatATATAGTTTTGACCTGACTACTGTATACACTTGAAgctacagtcgctagaaaaagtatgtgaaccctttgagatttcttggatttctgcataaattggtcatcaaatgtgtttcaatcttcatctaagtcacaacaatagacaaacacagtctgcttaaactgatactgcacaaaaaatgatatgtttttatgtttttattgatcaaactatttaaacactcacagtgcagggtggcaaaagtatgtgaacccctaggctaatgacttctgcaagagctaattggagccaggagtcagccaacctggagtccaatcaatgtgatgagattggatgtgttggttaaagctgtcCTGCtgtataaaaaacacacaccagtgttgaatttgctgttctcaagaagcattgcctgatgtgaaccacgcctggcacaaaagagctctcagaagacctacgatcaaaaattgttgacttgcacgaagttggaaagggttacaaaagtatctcttaaagtcttgatgttcatgtgtccatggtaagacagactgtctacaaatggagaaggttcaacactgttgctactctccctaggtgtggtcgtcctgtaaagatgactgtaagagcacagcgcagaatgctcaatgaggtgaagaagaatcctagagtgtcagctaaagacttacagaaatctctggcacatgccaacatttgtgttgacaaatctacaataagtaaaacattaaacaagaacggagttcatgggaggacaccacggaggaagccactgctgtccaaaaaacacattgctgcacgtttgaagtttacaaaagagcacctggatgttccacagcactactggcaaaatattccgtccatagatgaaaccaaaattgagttgtttggaaggaacacacaacattatgtgtggagaaaaaaaggcacagcacaccaacatcaaaacctcatcccaactgtgaaatatggtagaggggccatcatggtttggggctgctttgctgcctcagggcctggacagaTTGtggtcattgacggaaaaatgaattcccaattttatcaagacattttacaggaaaacttaagaccacctgtctgccaactgaagctcaacagaggatgggtgatgcaacaggacaacgacccaaagcataaaagtaaatcaacaacagaatggcttcaacagaagaaaatacaccttcctcaactcgattgagatgctgtggcatgacctcaagagagcgatgcataCCAGACAtaccaagaatattgctgaactgaaacagttttgtaaagaggaatggtccaaaattcctcctgaccattgtgcaagtctgatctgcaactacaggaaacatttggttgaattgctgccaaaggaggggcAACCAGTAATTAGCCtcggggttcacatactttttccaccctgcactgtgagtgtttacatgtttagttcaatataaatatgaaaacatattttttgtgcagtattagtttaagcagactgtgtttgtctattgttgtgaattagatgaagatcggaacacatttgatgaccaatttatgcagaaatccaagaaatctcaaagggttcacatactttttctagcgactgtatacATGAGAGAAGGGGTGGACTGGGGGGAAAAGGGGCCCGGGAGTCATTGCCAGACCGGCGGTACGGGGAACCAGCCAGCTAGCAGCACAAGTTTCATGTAACTTGATGAAAAATCTATGCATTTAGTGTTTTGACCATAATTCATACAGTTATCAATAACCTGAAGAAGCCCTGAGTAGcctataaaaacatcacaaactTACGTAGTGATTTAATGCCTACAGATCCTTGATTTAGTAACATAAGGATCCACCAATTTGCCAGGCTGTTGGACTTTGGGATTACATTGACTATCTATACCCTGAATAAACCACTAGAGGGAACataattacaacaaaaaaatgtcctaTTTAAAACTAGAGTCAGCTGACATTTGAAAACTAAAAACTGGAAATGTGAAAAATCCCAATAAGGCCACCAGTTTGGACATTCACTGGGCTCTGCCTACTCAAGCACCTTTCCTCTACTTTTTGGTCCTTGCCAATAAACAAGCTAGTCAGTCAGTGCCAGTCTGCCTCACTATCCAGCTCTTGATAACGTGGAAAAGAGGGATGCAAGGTGCATTGCAATTCAACAAAAGTATAAAGAGTACTCATCCATATGTTGCTTTTGAAGGCTGGGTTGAAGTGGTTTATGTTGACAATGGGTCCACAGTCCTCTCTGATGTCCCCTCTGGACCATACATGCTGGTCTATCAGGATGAGAGACACAAAATATGTCGCACACATTACTGGTGTTATACTGATACAACATCCTGACCTGAAGCCATCATTAATCATTATGCCCTAATGACATTTTTGAAGTTTTGAATTTATAATTTATTACTCAACTTTGACTGTGACTTTTCCTTGGCCATGATTTTTGAGGAAttgggtttttcttttaatcttctGAATTGTATTTTGACCATGAGAAAATTCTGCACCCATTTCTAGTGATGTGTCCTTCCATGTCCAGGCTTTGAAGTACATGTCGAGAAATCCAAGAAGACTTTGGTGAAGCGTGTATCGAGGCTTATGTAGATGAGGTATGTGGTGACGTTCGAAGCCGTGCGAGCCAGTTGTACAACATGACTGGTTCACAGGTTTGGCGTGCAATTCAAAATATAAGTGGCAGCAAAGCACAATGGATCCCCCTCACATTTTGTGAACTTGGGACTCTGAAGCATGTTCCCTTTTAACTCCATCATTGTATCATAAAGATTGACACCCAAATGGTACATTATTCATATCTTCTGCATTGGCATCACAAACATCAGtcattcatctttttatcatttattcaaTACAAAGCGTCACACACAAAAGCCATGGATTTATTATAATCGAGGCAGCAGTCTCAGGACTGCAGGTTCAGGGCCCTAGAAACAGGACTCTGCTTGAGCACATGTGAAAAGTTGATGATTATTTGTTTGAATACAGATTGCTAGCTACTACTACTGTTAAC
The sequence above is a segment of the Cheilinus undulatus linkage group 9, ASM1832078v1, whole genome shotgun sequence genome. Coding sequences within it:
- the LOC121514863 gene encoding late histone H2B.L4-like codes for the protein MPEGGKSVAKKGNKKALPKKSKDGRKRRKARKQSYAIYVYKVLKQVHPDTGISSKAMSIMNSFVHDIFERIAGEASRLALYNKRCTITSREIQTAVRLLLPGELAKHAVSEGTKAVTKYTSSK